In one Oryza glaberrima chromosome 2, OglaRS2, whole genome shotgun sequence genomic region, the following are encoded:
- the LOC127764523 gene encoding uncharacterized protein LOC127764523, with protein MSAAVSALRRALSSSSSAAKTSSSLRRLLPAAPLRRGVLSSQPRPSRRKDSIELSRSEEGRRLAGRFDEIEDAVHAILVRDIESYRASTMADQGFVERRLTSLGFTKGYTRDQALWLSKLVLAFFSSWVVGTGFAKIDDSLHQNL; from the exons atgtcggcggcggtgagtgccctccgccgcgccctgtcgtcgtcgtcgtccgcggcCAAGACCAGCAGCAgcctgcgccgcctcctccccgccgcgccaCTTCGCCGCGGGGTCCTCTCGTCGCAGCCCCGGCCGTCGCGCCGCAAGGACAGCATCGAG CTCTCTCGgagtgaggaggggaggaggctcGCCGGCCGTTTCGACGAGATTGAGGATGCCGTGCACGCCATTCTTGTCAGGGACATCGAATCCTACCGGGCCAGCACCATGGCCGACCAAGGCTTCGTCGAGAGAAGGCTCACCTCTCTGGGGTTCACCAAGGGATATACCAGGGACCAAGCTCTTTGGCTTTCCAAGCTCGTGCTTGCATTCTTTTCTTCGTGGGTCGTAGGGACTGGATTCGCCAAAATCGACGACAGCCTCCATCAG AATCTGTGA
- the LOC127764110 gene encoding uncharacterized protein LOC127764110: MPAFSRARGAVLRVLDGLKRRPPASGAADTMSPVRKIQMLEEELRPSGGEISRILQRARAHLERQEEKFDPSSQTPELFRNGAGWQLNTFFLCLFSSIIANYKYNKVD; this comes from the exons ATGCCCGCGTTCTCCAGGGCTCGAGGCGCCGTCCTCCGCGTCCTCGATGGCTTGAAGCGCCGTCCTCCGGCGAGCGGGGCGGCGGATACCATG AGCCCAGTCAGGAAGATCCAGATGCTTGAAGAGGAGCTTCGTCCGTCCGGGGGAGAAATCTCACGAATTCTCCAACGCGCGCGCGCCCACTTGGAAAGACAAGAGGAGAAATTTGATCCTAGCTCACA GACGCCGGAGTTGTTCCGTAATGGTGCAGGTTGGCAATTAAACACCTTCTTTCTATGCCTTTTCTCATCAATCATTGCCAACTACAAGTACAATAAG GTTGATTGA
- the LOC127763819 gene encoding uncharacterized protein LOC127763819: MASLFRRSSITHHATSAVASAAGAHRAFSPAMGGGIRPDLTNTEIDKLLLQKSAFNKAGIFSARGKITHANVEKGLVLSECLKILRREGEQQSWAKLWCKQIAAVVIFGVLFRSQEPEKHEPNASS, from the exons ATGGCTTCCTTATTTCGACGATCTTCGATCACCCACCACGCCACCTCAGCTGTGGCATCTGCAGCAGGTGCTCACCGTGCCTTCTCTCCAGCAATGGGAGGCGGCATTCGACCTGATCTTACAAACACTGAGATTGACAAGCTTCTGCTCCAGAAATCTGCATTCAACAAG GCAGGCATATTTTCAGCGAGAGGTAAGATCACGCATGCCAATGTTGAGAAAGGGCTCGTGCTGTCTGAATGCCTAAAGAT TCTGCGCCGGGAGGGTGAACAGCAGAGTTGGGCTAAGCTGTGGTGCAAGCAGATTGCAGCCGTGGTGATTTTTGGGGTGCTGTTTAGGTCGCAAGAACCGGAGAAGCATGAACCAAATGCTAGTAGTTAA